The Geothrix sp. DNA segment CCCAGGCTGGCGCAGTGGGCCACGATCACCGTGACGTCCAGGTCCAGGGGCCGGCGCAGCTTCAGGGGATTGCCCAGGGCCTGGGCATCCTTCACGGCCACGGCCTTCTCCTCGCCGGCATGGGTCAGCAGCACCACGCCGAGCTCCCGCATGCGGCGGTAGAAGGCGTCGAAGCGCGGATCGGCGGGATCGATGGCCTGGGCATTGGGCAGCCACTTGAGCAGGCGGCCCCCCCTGGCGGCGCAGGCCTCCAGCTCCTGGATGGCGTCCTTCCGCGCGGGGTGGATGGACATCACCGGCACGAACAGGTCGGGGGGCTGGGCCGCCGCGGCGAACACATAGGCGTTGGGCACGTGGAACTCGGTGCGGGCCGCATCCGGCGTGCCATCGGCCCGGTAGGCCTGGTCCATGGCCAGCAGGTGGAGCCGCACCGGATGGGGAAGGCACGGGCCCGGGCCGCCAGCACCTCGAGGTAGTCGTGGTCGAAGTGAGCGAGGCCCTTCACGCCCGTGGCCTTGAGGTAGAGGTTCGTTTCGAAGCGCTTGAAGGGATGCCTGGGACTGAGCTTCTCGGGGTTCACGGAGGTGCCGTCACCCTCCTGGCCCAGGCCGATGGCGTGGACATGGACGTCGATCACGGGGCGGGCCGGATCCAGGTCAGCGAAGGCCCGGTCGATGAGGGCCTGCCCGGCGGGGGAATAAGGCTTGGCTTCCCGGGTCCTTCCGGCCCACGCCGAGGGTCCTGAGCCGAAGGCAAGGCACAGGGCGAGCCATAGGCGAACGGAGCGGGAAGGGGCCATCGCTCCGTTCTACCAGAGTCGGCTCCGGTTGCGTCAGGGCGTCACGACCACCTGCACGGTGCGGGTGGCGCTGCCGTAGGGGCCCTGGGCTTCCAGGGTGTAGGTGGTGGTCCTGGTGGGGCGCACGGTCACGCTGGTGCCCGTCACCCAGCCGATCTCCGGGGTGATGAAGGTGCGGGTGGTGTTTGTGGCGGTCCAGGTGAGCTGGCTGCTGGTGCCGTTGGCGATGCTGGCGGGATTTGCGCCGAGGGTGGGGATGGCCGGCGCGGCGCCCGTGGGGACCGTGGTGTACACGGTGCCCATCTGCACCACCTCCAGGTCGGAGCCCTTGATGCCGGAGAGGCTGGCGAGCTGATTGTTGTCCCAGCGGTCGTCCGGCGCACCGCTGATGTACCAGGCACTGCCGTTGTCGGCCAGGATCATGCCGTAGCGCTTGAGGGCGGTGAGGACCACGCGGGCCTGGGCGGGATAGGCGCTGATGTCCACGCCGGCCTTCAGCCGCACCCGCAGGCCCATGGGCGGGGCGCTGGTGCTGGTGTTGCTGGAGGCCCAGTGGGTGGCGGGGAGGACATAGGCGCGCCGGGATACGGGCACCGTAAAGCGCAGGGCGTGGGTGATGGCCCCGGCGGCCACCTCGTCGTAGCGGGCCAGGCCGGGGAAGATGGGCAGCCCCGCCGCATCGGCACTGGTCCAGCCGTGGGGTCGCAGGGTGTTGCTCTTGAGATCCCAGGTGGAGGCCGCATCGGCGGTCCAGCTGCCGTCGCCCTGGAGGAAGGCTCGGTACAGCTCGTAGAGCACACAGGCGTCGCGGTCCATCACCAGCACGTGGCGATCGCCGGTGGACCCGCTGCCGCCTTCGACGGGGGCGGTGGCAGGGATGGGCATGGGTCCGGGGTCGCTCTCATCGGCGTAGCCGGTCGCAGCGATGGTGACGGCCACCTTGGGCTGCGCGCCGGAGGCCACCACGGCGTAGGGGATCCCGATGGGACTGCCGGCGTAGAGGCCCGCGCCGAAATCCGGGTGCAGGCCAGTGCCAGTGCCGATGAAGGCGATGATGGCGGCGCTGTTGGGATCCACCGGATCGCTGGACACGTCGCGGTTCCAGGCGTTGTCGGCCGGGAAGGGGAGGAAGCCCTGGAGGGCGGCGCCGTTGCCCAGGGCGGCGCCATTGCAGGCGCCCGCGGGCGGCTGGACCGACACGGT contains these protein-coding regions:
- a CDS encoding amidohydrolase family protein; its protein translation is MRLHLLAMDQAYRADGTPDAARTEFHVPNAYVFAAAAQPPDLFVPVMSIHPARKDAIQELEACAARGGRLLKWLPNAQAIDPADPRFDAFYRRMRELGVVLLTHAGEEKAVAVKDAQALGNPLKLRRPLDLDVTVIVAHCASLGKNADLDHPGKVARNFDLFLRLMEDPNYRGRLFGDLSAITQINRLPAPLQTLLARPDFDGRLLNGSDYPLPGVDLVIWTRRLVELRLISAAERKALNEVWKHNPLLFDFVLKRTLKDPGTGRRWPAELFQRSPESLPAQ